Proteins encoded in a region of the candidate division WOR-3 bacterium genome:
- a CDS encoding PIG-L deacetylase family protein — protein MQPRGSPCWGYVVFDRVLFLGAHTDDEFGCSGSMARFLAEGRDVFYCAFSPCEESVPAGFSKDVLRDECRTAMAVLGVPERNYRLHSFRVRHLPERRQDILEELVKLRQTIRPDLVLVPASSDIHQDHQVVYQEGLRAFKHETVLGYELPMNTITFRHACFVRLNEEHLERKLRSLACYVSQRFRTYTQPEFIRGLARVRGVQAGVEYAEAFEVIRWSWR, from the coding sequence GTGCAGCCCAGGGGCAGTCCGTGCTGGGGGTACGTCGTGTTTGACCGAGTGTTGTTCCTGGGTGCGCACACCGATGATGAATTCGGGTGTTCTGGCAGCATGGCACGGTTTCTAGCAGAAGGCAGGGATGTATTCTACTGTGCCTTCTCGCCCTGCGAAGAATCGGTCCCGGCGGGCTTTTCTAAAGACGTGTTGCGTGACGAGTGCAGGACTGCGATGGCAGTTCTTGGTGTGCCGGAAAGGAACTATCGGCTGCACTCGTTCCGGGTGAGACACCTTCCCGAACGAAGACAGGATATCCTTGAAGAACTGGTCAAGTTACGTCAGACTATCCGGCCGGACCTAGTTCTGGTGCCGGCAAGTTCCGACATCCACCAGGACCATCAGGTTGTTTACCAGGAGGGACTGCGGGCATTCAAGCACGAGACCGTGCTGGGCTACGAACTGCCCATGAACACAATTACTTTCCGACATGCCTGTTTTGTCAGACTCAATGAGGAGCACCTTGAACGTAAGCTCAGAAGTCTTGCCTGCTACGTGTCGCAGCGATTCCGGACCTACACCCAGCCGGAGTTCATCCGCGGCCTGGCCCGTGTAAGGGGCGTTCAGGCTGGGGTGGAATACGCTGAGGCGTTTGAAGTAATAAGGTGGAGCTGGAGATGA